A part of Setaria viridis chromosome 8, Setaria_viridis_v4.0, whole genome shotgun sequence genomic DNA contains:
- the LOC117833228 gene encoding scarecrow-like protein 3 translates to MRPPPAENGPDRRLAHLGRALCECAADVEAGSMEKAARWLSRATGLAAATGGGPLPRLAVPVADCLARRLIRPMVPAVADALIDPSDHLDRRCVRAARRSFFELSPFPKAAVAVANRVILEAMENEKNVHVIDFAGPAAQPCQWIQLLRVFRSLPEGAPHLRLTIVHDDEEFLAKVSESLVDEADRLDVPLQVHCVAGQIETLDFSDLHGVLGLKSGEARAIVCTLRLHRLLAAADEAASSFSAGHRSNQTASVARLQQMASNSCPLSIGGGAACEEEEEDPYYRSPATPLGFVSPPLTTPPFQMPPALAGFLSAARATVSPKIVVLAEQEASHNGVSFRKRFAEALHHYAAVYDSLDAAAAAYRRPPAERAEVERAVLSEEIRDLLLRDGARRRERHDRLHQWALRMEVAGFRGVPLSYIALRQGDDVLRRCGVGGCESREHGGCLLLCWKSWPLYSVSAWRPDRGAAYGIGCDYLSLSAPPGPVHSF, encoded by the exons ATGCGTCCTCCTCCTGCTGAGAACGGCCCGGACAGGCGCCTCGCGCATCTGGGCCGGGCCCTATGCGAGTGCGCGGCCGACGTAGAGGCCGGGTCCATGGAGAAAGCAGCCCGCTGGCTCTCGCGGGCCacgggcctcgccgccgccacgggcgGCGGCCCGCTGCCGCGCCTGGCCGTGCCCGTCGCCGACTGCCTGGCGCGTCGCCTGATCCGCCCCATGGTCCCGGCCGTCGCCGACGCGCTCATCGATCCCTCCGACCACCTCGACCGCCGCTGCGTGAGGGCCGCCCGCCGCAGCTTCTTCGAGCTCAGCCCGTTCCCcaaggccgccgtcgccgtcgccaacCGAGTCATCCTCGAGGCCATGGAGAACGAAAAG AACGTCCACGTCATCGACTTCGCTGGGCCTGCCGCGCAGCCATGCCAGTGGATCCAACTCTTGCGCGTCTTCCGCAGCCTGCCGGAGGGCGCGCCGCACCTGCGCCTCACCATCGTGCACGACGACGAGGAGTTCCTCGCCAAGGTATCAGAGTCGCTCGTCGATGAAGCGGACCGACTCGACGTGCCACTCCAGGTCCACTGCGTCGCTGGCCAGATCGAGACGCTGGACTTCAGCGACCTGCACGGCGTCCTCGGACTGAAATCAGGCGAGGCGCGCGCGATCGTCTGCACCCTACGGctgcaccgcctcctcgccgccgccgatgaaGCCGCGAGCAGCTTCAGCGCCGGGCACCGCTCCAACCAGACGGCAAGCGTCGCGCGGCTGCAGCAGATGGCGTCCAACTCGTGCCCGCtgagcatcggcggcggcgccgcatgcgaggaggaggaggaggacccttATTACCGCAGCCCCGCAACGCCGCTGGGCTTCGTCTCGCCGCCGCTGACCACCCCTCCGTTCCAGatgccgccggcgctggcgggCTTCCTATCCGCGGCGCgcgccacggtgtcgcccaagATCGTGGTGCTCGCCGAGCAGGAGGCCAGCCACAACGGCGTCTCCTTCCGGAAGCGCTTCGCCGAGGCGCTCCACCACTACGCCGCGGTCTACGACAGcctggacgcggcggcggcggcgtaccgGAGGCCGCCCGCCGagcgggcggaggtggagcgcgCGGTGCTGAGCGAGGAGATCAGGGACCTGCTCCTGCGGGACGGTGCccgccggcgcgagcggcacGACCGGCTGCACCAGTGGGCTCTGCGCATGGAGGTCGCCGGGTTCCGCGGCGTGCCCCTGAGCTACATCGCGTTGAGGCAGGGGGACGACGTGCTGAGGAGGTGCGGGGTGGGAGGCTGTGAGAGCAGAGAGCACGGGGGGTGCCTGCTGCTGTGCTGGAAGTCGTGGCCTCTCTACTCGGTCTCGGCGTGGCGGCCGGACAGAGGAGCAGCTTATGGAATTGGTTGTGATTACCTGTCACTGTCAGCACCGCCCGGTCCTGTACATAGCTTTTGA
- the LOC117866312 gene encoding protein STRICTOSIDINE SYNTHASE-LIKE 10 isoform X1, whose product MKTTIGLVVLAAAVAAAFLSSLDDSRRDDGVPVLEIRGGGGLELIPLDGGATGPESVAFHDATGDGPYTGVSDGRVLRWLPAERRWVEHSSSCAPELLDSCRGSQDPGREHECGRPLGLKFNNETGELYVADAYHGLRVVGPDDHVSRPLVPEWQGSRPFSFANGIEIDYETGAIYFTETSTRFQRREFLNIVISGDNTGRLLKYDPKSNQVEVLVDGLSFANGLAMSKDGTYLLLVETTTGKILRYWIKTPKASTLEEVAQLPWFPDNIKMSPRGGFWVGLHAKRGKIAEWSISYPWVRRLILKLPMRHVQRASWLLNQLGRQVIALRLSEDGKTIETVSVHGAIQKVFKSVSEVGERNGSLWIGSVMSPFLGVYRL is encoded by the exons ATGAAGACGACGATCGGGCTCGTGGtcctcgcggccgccgtcgcggcggcgttcCTATCGTCCCTCGACGACTcgcggcgcgacgacggcgtgCCGGTGCTAGAGAtacgtggtggcggcggcttggaGCTGATCCCGTTGGACGGCGGCGCCACGGGGCCCGAGAGCGTGGCGTTCCACGACGCCACCGGCGACGGCCCGTACACGGGCGTGTCGGACGGGCGGGTCCTCAGGTGGCTCCCGGCCGAGCGCCGCTGGGTCGAGCACTCGTCCTCCTGCGCGCCGGAACT GTTGGACAGTTGCAGAGGCTCTCAGGACCCGGGCCGGGAGCACGAGTGTGGGCGCCCACTGGGCCTCAAGTTCAACAACGAGACGGGGGAGCTGTACGTCGCGGACGCGTACCATGGGCTGAGAGTGGTCGGGCCGGATGATCACGTGTCCAGGCCGCTGGTGCCGGAGTGGCAAGGGAGCCGCCCGTTCAGCTTCGCCAACGGCATCGAGATCGACTACGAAACCGGAGCCATCTACTTCACCGAGACCAGTACAAGGTTTCAGAGAAG GGAGTTTTTGAACATTGTTATATCGGGTGACAATACTGGTAGATTGTTAAAATATGACCCAAAGAGCAATCAAGTGGAAGTCTTGGTTGATGGTTTATCTTTCGCCAATGGCTTGGCAATGAGCAAAGATGGCACATACTTGCTCCTAGTAGAAACCACAACCGGCAAGATTCTAAGGTACTGGATCAAGACACCAAAAGCTTCGACCCTAGAAGAAGTTGCGCAGCTACCTTGGTTTCCGGATAACATCAAGATGAGCCCCAGAGGAGGGTTCTGGGTTGGTCTCCATGCCAAGAGAGGGAAGATCGCCGAGTGGTCGATTTCTTACCCTTGGGTAAGGAGATTGATACTGAAGTTGCCGATGCGCCATGTCCAGCGTGCCTCCTGGCTCTTGAATCAGCTTGGCCGTCAGGTTATAGCGTTGAGGTTGAGCGAGGATGGGAAAACAATAGAGACGGTTAGTGTTCACGGTGCTATTCAAAAGGTTTTCAAGTCAGTCAGCGAGGTGGGAGAAAGGAATGGAAGCTTATGGATTGGCTCTGTCATGTCACCTTTTCTTGGAGTATATAGATTGTAG
- the LOC117866312 gene encoding protein STRICTOSIDINE SYNTHASE-LIKE 10 isoform X3, whose amino-acid sequence MTPSDTMSWTEYTMPIFFLSGHPPHWLDSCRGSQDPGREHECGRPLGLKFNNETGELYVADAYHGLRVVGPDDHVSRPLVPEWQGSRPFSFANGIEIDYETGAIYFTETSTRFQRREFLNIVISGDNTGRLLKYDPKSNQVEVLVDGLSFANGLAMSKDGTYLLLVETTTGKILRYWIKTPKASTLEEVAQLPWFPDNIKMSPRGGFWVGLHAKRGKIAEWSISYPWVRRLILKLPMRHVQRASWLLNQLGRQVIALRLSEDGKTIETVSVHGAIQKVFKSVSEVGERNGSLWIGSVMSPFLGVYRL is encoded by the exons ATGACTCCATCGGACACCATGTCTTGGACAGAGTACACCATGCCAATATTTTTTCTCTCCGGTCACCCACCTCACTG GTTGGACAGTTGCAGAGGCTCTCAGGACCCGGGCCGGGAGCACGAGTGTGGGCGCCCACTGGGCCTCAAGTTCAACAACGAGACGGGGGAGCTGTACGTCGCGGACGCGTACCATGGGCTGAGAGTGGTCGGGCCGGATGATCACGTGTCCAGGCCGCTGGTGCCGGAGTGGCAAGGGAGCCGCCCGTTCAGCTTCGCCAACGGCATCGAGATCGACTACGAAACCGGAGCCATCTACTTCACCGAGACCAGTACAAGGTTTCAGAGAAG GGAGTTTTTGAACATTGTTATATCGGGTGACAATACTGGTAGATTGTTAAAATATGACCCAAAGAGCAATCAAGTGGAAGTCTTGGTTGATGGTTTATCTTTCGCCAATGGCTTGGCAATGAGCAAAGATGGCACATACTTGCTCCTAGTAGAAACCACAACCGGCAAGATTCTAAGGTACTGGATCAAGACACCAAAAGCTTCGACCCTAGAAGAAGTTGCGCAGCTACCTTGGTTTCCGGATAACATCAAGATGAGCCCCAGAGGAGGGTTCTGGGTTGGTCTCCATGCCAAGAGAGGGAAGATCGCCGAGTGGTCGATTTCTTACCCTTGGGTAAGGAGATTGATACTGAAGTTGCCGATGCGCCATGTCCAGCGTGCCTCCTGGCTCTTGAATCAGCTTGGCCGTCAGGTTATAGCGTTGAGGTTGAGCGAGGATGGGAAAACAATAGAGACGGTTAGTGTTCACGGTGCTATTCAAAAGGTTTTCAAGTCAGTCAGCGAGGTGGGAGAAAGGAATGGAAGCTTATGGATTGGCTCTGTCATGTCACCTTTTCTTGGAGTATATAGATTGTAG
- the LOC117833227 gene encoding uncharacterized protein, which translates to MNNRASWDEPTTKILLDLCIEQKNQLNWSDRCLTKLGWRNVHSRFRAETGLQLGMKQLQNKLNNLRRQFIGWRALQTSSGLGRDTQTGGVSADATYWEQDQQDTQARSQSSSVKPPPFLNELFELYGHEPQDRGTLLTAGGIREDTPSMGTEGNFVDLEQDPAPASSARVSARAMSKRPVREFSVDSPTKKRSDNLEQYIRELSESVAKRSLLRAPSIHDQISRCIEILKEDGIEQGSELHNQAMFSFGQSAECRSTFMGLGTKDARLSWINFYWNMMHKK; encoded by the exons ATGAATAACCGTGCCAGCTGGGATGAGCCCACGACAAAAATTTTGCTGGACTTGTGCATTGAACAGAAGAACCAGCTCAACTGGAGCGATAGATGcctcactaagttgggatggaGGAATGTGCACTCCAGGTTCAGGGCAGAAACTGGATTGCAATTGGGAATgaagcagctgcagaacaagctcAACAACTTGAGGAGGCAATTCATCGGCTGGCGGGCATTGCAAACCTCATCTGGTTTAGGGCGCGACACACAAACTGGTGGTGTGTCTGCTGATGCCACGTATTGGGAGCAGGACCAACAG GACACCCAGGCGAGGTCCCAGTCGAGTTctgtgaagcctccacctttcCTCAACGAGTTGTTTGAGTTGTATGGCCACGAACCCCAAGACAGGGGCACCTTGCTGACGGCCGGAGGTATTCGTGAGGACACACCTAGCATGGGGACTGAGGGCAATTTCGTGGACTTGGAGCAGGACCCCGCCCCTGCTAGTAGTGCTCGTGTCAGTGCTCGTGCCATGTCAAAAAGGCCGGTCCGAGAGTTCTCTGTGGACAGTCCCACCAAAAAAAGAAGTGACAACTTGGAGCAGTACATTAGGGAACTATCTGAGAGTGTGGCCAAGCGGAGCCTGCTACGTGCGCCGAGTATCCATGACCAAATCTCGCGTTGTATTGAGATCCTAAAAGAAGATGGTATAGAGCAGGGGTCGGAGCTTCACAACCAGGCTATGTTTTCATTTGGGCAGAGCGCGGAGTGTCGGTCCACGTTCATGGGGTTGGGCACAAAAGATGCCCGATTGAGTTGGATCAATTTCTACTGGAACATGATGCACAAGAAGTGA
- the LOC117866312 gene encoding protein STRICTOSIDINE SYNTHASE-LIKE 10 isoform X2 produces the protein MRAEVVVLVAAAAFLSLDSLSDVRRLEIGNGDVELVPLDGAAGPESIVFDKTGEGPYTSVSDGRVLRWLAEERRWVEHSCSAPELLDSCRGSQDPGREHECGRPLGLKFNNETGELYVADAYHGLRVVGPDDHVSRPLVPEWQGSRPFSFANGIEIDYETGAIYFTETSTRFQRREFLNIVISGDNTGRLLKYDPKSNQVEVLVDGLSFANGLAMSKDGTYLLLVETTTGKILRYWIKTPKASTLEEVAQLPWFPDNIKMSPRGGFWVGLHAKRGKIAEWSISYPWVRRLILKLPMRHVQRASWLLNQLGRQVIALRLSEDGKTIETVSVHGAIQKVFKSVSEVGERNGSLWIGSVMSPFLGVYRL, from the exons ATGCgcgcggaggtggtggtgctcgTCGCGGCCGCGGCCTTCCTGTCGCTCGACTCGCTCAGCGACGTCAGGCGGCTCGAGATAGGGAACGGTGACGTCGAGCTGGTCCCGCTCGACGGCGCCGCGGGGCCGGAGAGCATCGTCTTCGACAAGACCGGCGAGGGGCCGTACACGAGCGTGTCGGACGGGCGGGTCCTCAGGTGGCtggcggaggagcggcggtgggtggagcactcctgctcggcGCCGGAGCT GTTGGACAGTTGCAGAGGCTCTCAGGACCCGGGCCGGGAGCACGAGTGTGGGCGCCCACTGGGCCTCAAGTTCAACAACGAGACGGGGGAGCTGTACGTCGCGGACGCGTACCATGGGCTGAGAGTGGTCGGGCCGGATGATCACGTGTCCAGGCCGCTGGTGCCGGAGTGGCAAGGGAGCCGCCCGTTCAGCTTCGCCAACGGCATCGAGATCGACTACGAAACCGGAGCCATCTACTTCACCGAGACCAGTACAAGGTTTCAGAGAAG GGAGTTTTTGAACATTGTTATATCGGGTGACAATACTGGTAGATTGTTAAAATATGACCCAAAGAGCAATCAAGTGGAAGTCTTGGTTGATGGTTTATCTTTCGCCAATGGCTTGGCAATGAGCAAAGATGGCACATACTTGCTCCTAGTAGAAACCACAACCGGCAAGATTCTAAGGTACTGGATCAAGACACCAAAAGCTTCGACCCTAGAAGAAGTTGCGCAGCTACCTTGGTTTCCGGATAACATCAAGATGAGCCCCAGAGGAGGGTTCTGGGTTGGTCTCCATGCCAAGAGAGGGAAGATCGCCGAGTGGTCGATTTCTTACCCTTGGGTAAGGAGATTGATACTGAAGTTGCCGATGCGCCATGTCCAGCGTGCCTCCTGGCTCTTGAATCAGCTTGGCCGTCAGGTTATAGCGTTGAGGTTGAGCGAGGATGGGAAAACAATAGAGACGGTTAGTGTTCACGGTGCTATTCAAAAGGTTTTCAAGTCAGTCAGCGAGGTGGGAGAAAGGAATGGAAGCTTATGGATTGGCTCTGTCATGTCACCTTTTCTTGGAGTATATAGATTGTAG
- the LOC117866365 gene encoding BTB/POZ domain and ankyrin repeat-containing protein NH5.1: protein MSSEDSLKSLSLDYLNLLINGQAFSDVAFSVEGRLVHAHRCVLAARSLFFRKLFCGLDPNHQPPPPPPALGSPGARAAGAAPELVIPVSSIRYEVLVLVLQFLYSGQASVAAPKSGPLPGCGARGCWHTRCGAAVDLALDTLAAARSFGVEQLALLVQKQLESMVKEASVDDVMKVLMASRKFEMQELWATCSHLVARSGLSADLLAKHLPIDVVAKIEEIRAKSPVAAANTPRSPFLTHHYLPINAPSSAADRDHKIRRMRRALDAADIELVKLMVMGEGLDLDDALAVHYAVQHCNRDVVKALLELGAADVNSRAGPTGKTALHLAAEMVSPDMVSVLLDHHADPNARTLDGVTPLDVLRGLTSEFLFKGAVPGLTHIEPNKLRLCLELVQSAVMVTTRDEGGAPGAGGEAGGSDGGNFPRSDADDSLVSLTMNSTLMYQGQEMAAAVAGEARKGNSGGRGSPSNLYFPNGFP from the exons ATGAGCTCGGAGGACTCGCTCAAGTCCCTCTCGCTCGACTACCTCAACCTGCTCATCAACGGGCAGGCCTTCAGCGACGTCGCCTTCAGCGTCGAGGGCCGCCTCGTCCACGCCCACCGCTGCGTCCTCGCCGCCCGCAGCCTCTTCTTCCGCAAGCTCTTCTGCGGCCTCGACCCCAACCAccagccgcccccgccgccgccggcactcggctcccccggcgcccgcgccgcggggGCCGCGCCGGAGCTCGTCATCCCCGTCAGCTCCATCCGCTACGAGGTGCTCGTCCTCGTGCTGCAGTTCCTCTACAGCGGCCAGGCGTCCGTCGCGGCGCCCAAGAGCGGGCCGCTCCCCGGGTGCGGCGCCAGGGGATGCTGGCACACCCGatgcggcgccgccgtcgacctcGCCCTCgacaccctcgccgccgcgcgctccttCGGCGTCGAGCAGCTCGCGCTCCTGGTACAG AAGCAGCTGGAGAGCATGGTAAAGGAGGCGTCCGTGGACGACGTCATGAAGGTGCTCATGGCGTCGCGCAAGTTCGAGATGCAGGAGCTCTGGGCCACCTGCTCCCACCTCGTGGCGCGCTCCGGCCTCTCCGCCGACCTCCTCGCCAAGCACCTCCCCATCGATGTGGTCGCCAAGATTGAGGAGATCCGCGCCAAgtcccccgtcgccgccgccaacacGCCGCGCTCCCCGTTCCTCACCCACCACTACCTCCCCATCAACgcgccgtcctccgccgccgaccgcgaCCACAAGATCCGCCGCATGCGGCGCGCCCTCGACGCCGCCGACATCGAGCTCGTCAAGCTGATGGTCATGGGCGAGGGCCTCGACCTCGACGACGCACTCGCCGTCCACTACGCCGTCCAGCACTGCAACCGCGACGTCGTCAAGGCGCTGCTCGAGCTCGGCGCGGCGGATGTCAACTCCCGCGCCGGGCCGACGGGGAAGACGGCGCTGCACCTGGCGGCGGAGATGGTCTCACCCGACATGGTCTCCGTCCTCCTCGACCACCACGCCGACCCCAACGCCAGGACGCTCGACGGCGTCACCCCGCTCGACGTGCTCCGCGGCCTCACCTCCGAGTTCCTCTTCAAGGGTGCCGTGCCGGGGCTCACGCACATCGAGCCCAACAAGCTCAGGCTGTGCCTCGAGCTCGTGCAGTCTGCGGTGATGGTGACCACGCGCGACGAgggcggcgcgcccggcgccggcggcgaggccgggggAAGCGACGGCGGCAACTTCCCGAGAAGCGACGCCGACGACAGCTTGGTGAGCCTGACAATGAACTCTACGCTCATGTACCAGGGCCAGGAGATGGCAGCggcggtcgccggcgaggcgaggaaagggaatagcggcggccgggggagCCCCTCCAACTTGTACTTCCCCAATGGCTTCCCATAA